In Melospiza melodia melodia isolate bMelMel2 unplaced genomic scaffold, bMelMel2.pri scaffold_18, whole genome shotgun sequence, the following are encoded in one genomic region:
- the LOC134433354 gene encoding nicotinate-nucleotide pyrophosphorylase [carboxylating]-like, protein AAPPPPHRLRALARSWLDEDAPWPDPTVAPLGNAEIRAHILVKNPETPAFNPKTPPFFGVLAGCPFAEAVFAVSGCSVLWKVPEGSWLGPGQALLAEVRGPVSGLLLAERTALNVLGRCSGVASMAARARGVAESRNWGGVVAGTRKCTPGFRAAEKYALGVGGAQGHREGLGAFGLIKDNHRAVAEMGGGHEGLIEGARRAGGFTRKLGVECTSAEQALEAAKAGADVVLLDNLSPEALHAAAARVKAAHPRVLVEASGGIGLESLGSFLGPHVDVVSMGCLTHSAPALDCALKVVGMGDGAEEK, encoded by the exons gccgcccccccccccccgcaccgCCTGCGGGCCCTGGCGCGCTCCTGGCTGGACGAGGACGCGCCCTGGCCCGACCCCACCGTGGCGCCGCTGGGGAACGCCGAGATCCGCGCCCACATCCTTGTCAAAAACCCCGAAACCCCCgcatttaaccccaaaacccccccgttTTTCGGGGTGCTGGCCGGCTGCCCATTCGCCGAGGCGGTTTTCGCGGTGTCAGGCTGCTCCGTGCTCTGGAAGGTTCCCGAAGGTTCCTGGCTGGGCCCGGGCCAGGCGCTGCTGGCCGAGGTTCGCGGCCCCGTTTCCGGGCTGCTCCTGGCCGAGCGCACGGCCCTCAACGTCCTGGGCCGCTGCAGCGGCGTGGCCTCCATGGCCGCCCGGGCCCGGGGCGTCGCCGAGAGCCGAAACTGGGGAGGGGTCGTGGCGGGGACGCGCAAGTGCACGCCCGGCTTCAGGGCGGCCGAGAAGTACGCGCTGGGCGTGGGCGGCGCGCAGGGGCAccgtgaggggctgggggcgttCGGCCTCATCAAGGACAAccacagggccgtggccgagatgggcggcgggcacgaaggg ctgATTGAGGGGGCGCGCCGGGCCGGGGGCTTCACGCGGAAATTGGGCGTGGAGTGCACGAGCGCCGAGCAGGCGCTGGAGGCGGCCAAGGCTGGGGCCGACGTCGTCCTGCTCGACAACCTGAGCCCAGAG GCGCTGCACGCGGCGGCCGCGCGCGTCAAGGCCGCGCACCCGCGGGTGCTGGTGGAGGCCAGCGGGGGCATCGGCCTGGAGAGCCTGGGCAGCTTCCTGGGGCCCCACGTGGACGTTGTGTCCATGGGGTGCCTGACCCACAGCGCCCCCGCGCTTGACTGCGCCCTCAAGGTGGTGGGCATGGGGGACGGAGCCGAGGAAAAGTGA